Proteins encoded by one window of Ulvibacter sp. MAR_2010_11:
- a CDS encoding Crp/Fnr family transcriptional regulator, translating to MTYNGSLIANIKELVSLTEADEAKIVEKFSEKKLIKKEFLLQKDEISCHMRFIAQGALRSYYMDEQGKDHILQLGIENWWINDLFSYLTQTPAKHYIQAVEPSVVLQIHREDLENLYTTVPVMERFFRLKIQRGYTSLQERTINSMSESAEEQYLNFISKYKQLEQRFPQYMIASYLNITPEFLSALRKKLIYR from the coding sequence ATGACATACAACGGCTCGTTAATAGCTAATATAAAGGAATTAGTATCCCTCACCGAAGCGGATGAAGCAAAAATTGTAGAAAAATTCAGTGAGAAAAAATTAATAAAAAAGGAGTTCCTTCTCCAAAAGGATGAAATCTCTTGTCATATGCGGTTTATTGCTCAAGGTGCATTAAGGAGTTACTATATGGACGAACAAGGCAAGGATCACATTCTGCAGTTAGGAATAGAAAACTGGTGGATTAATGACCTCTTCAGTTATCTTACCCAAACGCCTGCAAAGCATTATATTCAGGCTGTTGAACCTAGTGTTGTATTGCAGATTCACCGCGAAGATTTGGAGAACTTGTACACGACTGTCCCTGTGATGGAACGATTTTTTCGATTAAAGATTCAACGGGGATATACTTCCTTGCAAGAGCGAACCATAAATAGCATGAGTGAGTCTGCTGAGGAGCAATATTTAAATTTCATATCAAAATACAAACAACTTGAACAACGGTTTCCACAATATATGATTGCTTCTTATCTGAATATTACTCCCGAATTTTTAAGTGCCCTTCGAAAAAAATTGATATACCGATAG
- a CDS encoding NADPH-dependent FMN reductase: MKKIIVFTGSNSSNSINRQLSLYTASKLPEGMAEIINLNNFTVPLYSEDLERAEGIPAPIVQLHALFKEANGFIIASPEHNGLLPAFFKNTIDWLSRVDRNIFRDRPALLLSTSNGGYGGQFGLKILESILPRFGAQIVGSFSLGNFNENFDTTTGSIVNTIEMRKLEIEMERLVTAVEGEVLNTVNF, from the coding sequence ATGAAAAAAATAATCGTATTTACCGGAAGCAATAGCAGCAATTCCATTAACAGGCAATTGAGTCTTTATACAGCCTCAAAACTACCTGAAGGGATGGCGGAAATCATCAATCTCAACAACTTTACAGTACCGCTATATAGCGAAGACTTAGAAAGAGCAGAGGGTATTCCCGCACCAATAGTACAACTGCATGCGCTCTTTAAAGAGGCGAATGGGTTTATCATTGCATCCCCTGAACACAACGGATTACTTCCGGCATTTTTTAAAAATACTATCGACTGGTTGTCACGTGTAGATCGGAATATTTTTCGGGATAGGCCAGCATTGTTGCTTAGCACTTCAAATGGAGGTTATGGCGGACAATTTGGTTTAAAAATTTTGGAATCCATTTTACCAAGATTTGGGGCTCAAATTGTGGGAAGTTTTTCCCTGGGGAATTTTAATGAAAATTTTGATACCACCACAGGAAGCATCGTCAACACAATCGAAATGCGCAAACTCGAAATAGAAATGGAGCGATTGGTTA
- a CDS encoding serine hydrolase, with translation MKRSLFPFLLLMLFAGTLLAQNQLPIKIADSKIQPLQDLVDLDLQSNLEKELKSNPQWKKLMSQKKMAVGVVDLSDPDNVKFARINGNHMMYAASLPKIAILLTAMDAIDSGDLVETAEVKADMRIMISKSSNSAATRMIDRVGYERIGSVMTNPKYEFYNEETGGGLWVGKRYGGGGDTNREPIKNLSHAASVTQVCRFYYLLANGKLVNENRSKQMLKILENPELHHKFVNTLEKIAPAARLFRKSGSWKNFHSDSILVWGKEPNRRYILVALIDDPNGENIIRSLVKPVERALNNPTLVSTR, from the coding sequence ATGAAAAGAAGCCTTTTTCCTTTCTTATTACTGATGCTTTTTGCAGGAACGCTTCTTGCTCAAAATCAGTTGCCTATTAAAATTGCCGACTCCAAAATTCAACCTTTGCAGGATCTTGTAGATTTAGATTTACAGTCTAATCTTGAAAAGGAATTAAAAAGCAATCCGCAGTGGAAAAAATTAATGTCCCAAAAGAAAATGGCGGTGGGAGTAGTAGACCTTAGCGATCCCGACAATGTAAAGTTTGCCAGAATTAATGGGAATCACATGATGTATGCTGCCAGTTTGCCAAAGATTGCGATTTTATTAACTGCCATGGATGCTATCGATAGTGGCGACTTAGTTGAAACCGCTGAGGTTAAGGCTGATATGCGAATAATGATTAGTAAGTCGAGCAATTCAGCTGCTACCAGAATGATAGACCGTGTGGGCTATGAAAGAATAGGATCTGTTATGACCAATCCTAAGTACGAATTTTATAACGAAGAAACCGGAGGTGGTTTATGGGTTGGAAAACGATACGGCGGCGGAGGCGATACTAACAGAGAGCCTATTAAAAATTTAAGTCATGCTGCATCTGTAACGCAGGTTTGCAGATTCTATTATCTTTTGGCCAATGGTAAGTTGGTAAACGAAAACAGGTCTAAGCAAATGCTCAAAATTTTAGAAAACCCCGAACTACATCACAAGTTTGTTAATACACTGGAGAAAATTGCTCCTGCTGCTCGATTGTTTCGTAAATCGGGATCCTGGAAGAACTTTCATTCAGATTCTATCTTAGTTTGGGGTAAGGAACCAAACAGACGTTATATATTAGTTGCATTGATAGATGATCCTAACGGTGAAAACATCATTAGAAGTCTGGTAAAACCTGTGGAAAGAGCTTTAAATAATCCCACTTTAGTAAGCACACGATAA